One window of the Gemmatimonadales bacterium genome contains the following:
- a CDS encoding IS481 family transposase: MDERLRFVQDVHRPGWSIAELCRRYEVSRRTGYKWLAAYERAGPAGLADGSHRPRGCPHATPPAVVDLILQLQHRYTWGARKVRRLLQDRVPADQVPTKTTVHRILERHGRVRPRRRSRRRFHAGPPGTPMDQPNAVWTADFKGQFRTGDGIYCYPLTVQDGASRFLLGCRGLLAPTIESSWPVFVRLFQRYGLPERIRSDNGQPFASNALGRLSTLSVWWVRLGIGPELIEPAHPEQNGRHERMHRTLKAATARPPQGNLAAQQHCFDAFRRRYNTERPHEALHDATPASCYAASPRPYRATLPPLLYPGHFERRLVSRNGGIRWSNRWVNVSHLFAELEIGLEEIDDGLWNVYFGPVWLGRFHEAVGRIVDQLGRPARRSGDNHKGRTKVLPIS; encoded by the coding sequence ATGGATGAACGACTGCGCTTTGTCCAGGATGTTCATCGGCCCGGCTGGTCGATCGCGGAGCTGTGCCGGCGCTACGAGGTCAGCCGGAGGACCGGCTACAAGTGGCTCGCCGCCTACGAGCGGGCCGGCCCGGCGGGGCTGGCGGATGGCTCGCATCGCCCCAGGGGATGCCCGCATGCCACCCCGCCAGCGGTCGTGGACCTGATTCTGCAGCTCCAGCACCGCTACACGTGGGGGGCGCGGAAGGTGCGCCGCCTGCTGCAGGACCGCGTGCCGGCCGACCAGGTGCCGACCAAGACCACCGTCCATCGGATTCTCGAGCGGCACGGGCGCGTGCGGCCACGGCGACGGAGCCGACGCCGCTTTCACGCCGGCCCGCCGGGGACGCCGATGGACCAGCCCAACGCGGTGTGGACCGCCGACTTCAAGGGCCAGTTCCGCACCGGCGATGGGATCTACTGCTACCCGCTGACCGTCCAGGATGGCGCGAGCCGCTTCCTGCTGGGCTGCCGCGGCCTGCTCGCGCCCACGATCGAGAGCAGCTGGCCGGTCTTCGTGCGGCTATTTCAGCGCTACGGTCTGCCCGAGCGGATCCGCAGTGACAACGGCCAGCCGTTCGCCTCCAACGCGCTCGGCCGGCTGTCGACGCTCTCGGTGTGGTGGGTCCGCCTTGGGATTGGCCCCGAACTGATCGAGCCTGCCCACCCGGAACAGAACGGGCGCCACGAACGGATGCACCGGACCCTCAAAGCCGCGACGGCCCGGCCGCCCCAGGGCAACTTGGCGGCCCAGCAGCACTGCTTCGACGCCTTCCGTCGGCGCTACAACACCGAGCGTCCGCACGAAGCCCTGCACGACGCTACGCCCGCCAGCTGCTACGCCGCCTCGCCGCGCCCCTACCGCGCGACGCTGCCGCCGCTCCTCTATCCCGGTCACTTCGAGCGGCGCCTCGTCAGCCGCAACGGCGGCATTCGCTGGTCCAACCGCTGGGTCAACGTGAGTCACCTGTTCGCGGAACTCGAGATCGGCCTGGAGGAAATCGACGACGGCCTCTGGAACGTTTACTTCGGACCCGTCTGGCT